The segment TCATCAGCCGCGAGGGCCCCGTCCTCTCCACCGCCGAACGCGCCCAGCTGATCCGCCGCGTCGTGGACGAGGCCCTGGGCCTCGGCGTGCTCGAACCGCTCCTGGAGGACGCGTCCATCTCCGAGATCATGGTCAACGGCCCCGACCAGATCTTCGTGGAGCGCTCCGGCCGGGTCGAGCAGCTGCCGATCCGCTTCGCCTCGCACGAGCAGCTGATGCAGACCATCGAGCGCATCGTCTCCACCGTCAACCGCCGCGTGGACGAGGCCAACCCGATGGTCGACGCCCGCCTGCCCAGCGGTGAGCGCGTCAACGTCATCATCCCGCCGCTGTCCCTCACCGGCGCGACCCTCACCATCCGCCGCTTCCCGCGCGCCTTCACCCTCCAGGAGATGATCGCCCTCGGCTCCCTGGACGAGCAGATGCTCCTCCTGCTGTCCGGGATGGTCCAGGCACGGATGAACCTGATCGTCTCCGGCGCCACCGGCACCGGGAAGACCACCCTCCTCAACGCCCTCTCCGGCCTGATCCCCGAGGGCGAGCGCGTCATCACCATCGAGGACTCCGCCGAACTCCAGCTCCAGCAGGCCCACGTCATCCGCCTCGAATCCCGCCCCGCGAACGTCGAGGGCAAGGGCCAGATCACCATCCGCGACCTCGTGCGCAACTCCCTGCGCATGCGCCCCGACCGCATCATCGTCGGCGAGGTCCGCGGCGGCGAGACCCTCGACATGCTCCAGGCCATGTCCACCGGCCACGACGGCTCCCTCGCCACCGTCCACGCCAACAGCTCCCAGGACGCCCTGATGCGCCTGCAGACCCTCGCCTCCATGTCGGAGGTCGAGATCCCCTTCGAAGCGCTCCAGGACCAGATCAACAGCGCCGTCAACGTCATCGTCCAGCTCACCCGTTTCGGGGACGGCTCGCGCCGCGTCACCGAGATCTCCGTCCTCGAATCCCACGGCCGCGAACCGTTCCGGATCACCACGGTCTGCCGGTACGTCGCCCAGCCCATGGCCGCCGACGGGCGCGTGCACGGCTACTTCGCCTACGCCCCCCTCCCGCGCCGGATCGCGGAG is part of the Streptomyces katrae genome and harbors:
- a CDS encoding CpaF family protein, whose translation is MSLRSRVSTPDDRHSPREDGRLVSSYRAKLLEEIDLAEMSALAPAERRARLERVLGHIISREGPVLSTAERAQLIRRVVDEALGLGVLEPLLEDASISEIMVNGPDQIFVERSGRVEQLPIRFASHEQLMQTIERIVSTVNRRVDEANPMVDARLPSGERVNVIIPPLSLTGATLTIRRFPRAFTLQEMIALGSLDEQMLLLLSGMVQARMNLIVSGATGTGKTTLLNALSGLIPEGERVITIEDSAELQLQQAHVIRLESRPANVEGKGQITIRDLVRNSLRMRPDRIIVGEVRGGETLDMLQAMSTGHDGSLATVHANSSQDALMRLQTLASMSEVEIPFEALQDQINSAVNVIVQLTRFGDGSRRVTEISVLESHGREPFRITTVCRYVAQPMAADGRVHGYFAYAPLPRRIAERLYMNNQPIPQAFGVAPPEDHFDPLTSRTLL